From the genome of Solanum pennellii chromosome 6, SPENNV200:
TAGTGTTGGACTTGAGAACTTATTTAGACCCAATTCTTCTTTATGTGAGATTTTAGATGGACAAATTTAGCAATGTAACTGAACCTATCTATTTACTTGGAGTTGGAGATAATGGTGGAGCCAACAATTTCAATCAAgggattttaaaaaattgcaagaataccaaattaaaaattcaaaagtgGGACTCTGAGGCTCTCTGTAAGAAAGACGATATTAATAGTGCAACTAAAGTTCTTGATGAGATGCCTATGATGGGAATAGTTCCCAATGTTGTGAGCTACACAACCATTTTGGGTTGTTATGTATCACTTGGTGATTTACTCGGCGCCAAGAGGATGTTTGATGAAATTGTTGATAGAGGGTGGTTGCCTGATGCAACGACGTACACTATCTTGATGCATGGTTATGTTAAGCAAGGGAAGTTTATTGATGCAGCTAAGATAATGGATGAGATGGACGACAATGGGATTGGGCCAAACGAAGTGACATATGGAATTATGATTGAGGCATTTTGCAAGGAAAAGAAGTCCGGTGAAGCTGTTAATTTACTTAATGATATGCTAGATAAGAGGTATATACCAAGCCCAACACTTTGCTCTAAGGTGATTGATGTCTTGTGTGAAGAGGGGAAGGTTGAGGAGGCGTGTGATTTGTGGAAGAAACTATTGGTAAAAAATTGTACTCCAGATAATACAATATCGAGCACACTTGTTCACTGGCTCTGTAAGAAGGGACAGATTCGGGAAGCAAGGAAATTGTTTGACGAGTTTGAAAAGAGTTCGAGTCCTAGTGTTTTGACATATAACATGCTTATTGCTGGGATGCGTGAGAAAGGAGAACTGCATGAAGCTGGGAGGTTATGGGATGACATGGTAGACAAGGGTTGCATTCCTAATGCTTTTACTTACAACATGTTGATCAAAGGCTTTTGCAAAGTTGGAAATGCTAAGGAAGGAATTAG
Proteins encoded in this window:
- the LOC107021979 gene encoding pentatricopeptide repeat-containing protein At5g16420, mitochondrial-like, whose amino-acid sequence is MDKFSNVTEPIYLLGVGDNGGANNFNQGILKNCKNTKLKIQKWDSEALCKKDDINSATKVLDEMPMMGIVPNVVSYTTILGCYVSLGDLLGAKRMFDEIVDRGWLPDATTYTILMHGYVKQGKFIDAAKIMDEMDDNGIGPNEVTYGIMIEAFCKEKKSGEAVNLLNDMLDKRYIPSPTLCSKVIDVLCEEGKVEEACDLWKKLLVKNCTPDNTISSTLVHWLCKKGQIREARKLFDEFEKSSSPSVLTYNMLIAGMREKGELHEAGRLWDDMVDKGCIPNAFTYNMLIKGFCKVGNAKEGIRVLEEMLDKGCHPNKSTYSILIKGLLDSEVNAEVLRVIICEISAHPKIKKCLIHIKCKIMISLISATNSFLLCI